One region of Priestia megaterium genomic DNA includes:
- a CDS encoding PadR family transcriptional regulator, translated as MPRNDSLETGELTDTSYYILVSLIEAKHGYLIMKTIEDMTNQQFSIGPASMYTTIKKLLAAELIMLYGESKDKKKTYVATEKGIQFLKKEIQRRKEMIKHAEDILGGL; from the coding sequence ATGCCGCGAAACGATTCATTAGAGACGGGGGAACTTACCGACACGTCTTACTACATCTTAGTGTCCCTCATAGAAGCAAAACACGGGTATCTTATCATGAAAACCATTGAAGATATGACCAATCAACAGTTTTCGATTGGACCTGCATCTATGTACACTACAATTAAAAAACTTCTTGCAGCTGAGTTAATCATGCTTTATGGCGAAAGCAAAGACAAAAAGAAAACGTATGTTGCAACGGAAAAAGGAATTCAGTTTTTAAAAAAAGAAATTCAGCGCCGCAAAGAAATGATTAAGCACGCTGAAGATATTTTAGGAGGTTTATAA
- a CDS encoding rhodanese-like domain-containing protein yields MKTIAAQEVEQLVQNQKQIHILDVREVEEVKTGKIPNALNIPLPLLEFRMHELDKAKNYIVVCRSGGRSGMAARFLEQQGYSVTNMTGGMMEWKGETV; encoded by the coding sequence GTGAAGACAATAGCAGCACAAGAAGTAGAACAATTAGTACAGAACCAAAAACAAATTCACATTTTAGACGTGCGTGAAGTAGAGGAAGTAAAAACAGGTAAAATACCAAATGCGTTAAATATTCCGCTTCCTTTATTGGAATTCCGTATGCATGAGTTAGATAAAGCAAAGAATTATATTGTTGTCTGTCGTTCTGGTGGCAGAAGCGGAATGGCAGCTCGTTTTCTTGAGCAGCAAGGCTACAGTGTAACGAATATGACCGGCGGCATGATGGAGTGGAAAGGGGAAACGGTCTAA
- a CDS encoding rhodanese-like domain-containing protein has product MIVNALIIVFLLWFLYQRFATVKGIQQIATTELKAKLKNKDNQFIDVRTPHEFRTKHIKGFRNIPLSELPAQTGQLSKDREVVVICQSGMRSMKASKLLKKQGFIAITNVKGGMNTWR; this is encoded by the coding sequence ATGATTGTCAATGCGCTTATTATCGTTTTTCTGCTGTGGTTTTTGTATCAGCGTTTTGCAACAGTAAAAGGTATTCAGCAAATAGCCACAACGGAGTTAAAAGCAAAGTTAAAAAATAAAGATAACCAGTTTATCGATGTGCGAACACCACATGAATTTCGTACCAAACATATTAAAGGGTTTCGAAACATTCCTTTATCAGAATTGCCAGCGCAAACAGGTCAGCTTTCAAAAGACAGAGAAGTAGTCGTTATTTGTCAAAGCGGAATGAGAAGTATGAAAGCAAGTAAGCTGTTGAAAAAGCAAGGTTTTATAGCCATTACCAACGTTAAAGGCGGCATGAATACGTGGAGATAA
- a CDS encoding MBL fold metallo-hydrolase has translation MTVHVLTAKEVTSKIINKEALFILDVRNESDFSDWKIEGHQFQHLNVPYFDLLDGVEEILEKIPSDKEVLVVCAKEGSSVMVADMLSEAGLTVSYLKGGMKAWSEYLEPVKVGDLKDGGEIYQFVRIGKGCLSYMIVSNGEAAIIDATRMADVYINFAKELGVTVKHVFDTHLHADHISGGRVIAEATNAAYWLPPKDAEEVMFDYKALEEGSDVVIGNTTITIQPLYSPGHTIGSTSFIVDDQYLLSGDILFIDSIGRPDLAGMAEDWVGDLRETLYTRYKALSDELIVLPAHFMIIDELNDNGSVAEKLGTLFAENHGLNIEDEAEFRHLVTDNLPPQPNAYQEIRETNMGKVSPDEEKQREMEIGPNRCAIR, from the coding sequence ATGACAGTACATGTACTTACTGCAAAAGAAGTTACATCTAAAATTATCAATAAAGAAGCGTTATTTATCTTGGACGTTCGTAACGAAAGTGATTTTAGCGATTGGAAAATTGAAGGTCATCAATTTCAGCATTTAAATGTTCCATACTTCGATCTTTTAGACGGAGTAGAAGAAATCTTAGAAAAAATCCCTTCTGATAAAGAAGTGTTAGTTGTCTGTGCTAAAGAAGGTTCATCCGTGATGGTAGCTGACATGCTTTCAGAAGCTGGTCTTACCGTATCGTACCTTAAAGGCGGTATGAAAGCGTGGAGTGAGTACTTAGAGCCTGTTAAAGTTGGCGATTTAAAAGACGGCGGAGAAATTTATCAGTTTGTTCGTATCGGTAAAGGGTGCTTATCTTATATGATCGTATCAAACGGGGAAGCTGCTATTATTGACGCGACGCGTATGGCAGATGTGTACATCAACTTTGCCAAAGAACTTGGTGTCACTGTTAAGCACGTGTTTGATACGCACCTTCATGCAGATCACATTTCAGGAGGAAGAGTCATTGCGGAAGCAACAAATGCAGCGTACTGGCTACCTCCAAAAGATGCAGAAGAAGTGATGTTTGACTACAAGGCTTTAGAAGAAGGCAGCGATGTCGTGATTGGTAACACAACCATTACGATTCAGCCGCTTTATTCACCGGGTCATACGATTGGATCAACTTCTTTTATCGTAGACGATCAATACTTGCTTTCAGGTGATATTTTGTTCATCGATTCAATTGGACGTCCTGATTTAGCTGGTATGGCTGAAGACTGGGTAGGCGATTTGCGCGAGACGCTTTATACACGCTATAAAGCATTGTCAGATGAGTTAATCGTATTACCAGCTCACTTTATGATTATTGATGAGCTAAATGACAACGGCAGCGTAGCTGAAAAGTTAGGTACGTTGTTTGCGGAAAATCACGGATTAAATATTGAAGACGAAGCAGAGTTCAGACACTTAGTAACAGATAATTTACCGCCGCAGCCAAATGCGTATCAAGAAATTCGTGAAACCAACATGGGAAAAGTAAGCCCAGATGAAGAAAAACAGCGTGAAATGGAAATTGGACCAAACCGCTGTGCGATTCGCTAA
- a CDS encoding DsrE/DsrF/DrsH-like family protein, producing MTEQKKRTTIVLFSGDYDKAMAAYIIANGAAAYDHEVTIFHTFWGLNALRKEEMVPVKKGFLEKMFGKMMPRGADKMGLSKMNFAGMGPKMIKNVMKKHNALTLPQLIEMAQEQDVKLVACTMTMDLLGLQEKELLDNIEYAGVAAYLADAEDGNVNLFI from the coding sequence ATGACTGAACAAAAGAAACGAACAACAATTGTATTATTTAGCGGTGATTATGACAAAGCGATGGCAGCTTATATTATTGCCAACGGAGCGGCTGCTTATGACCATGAAGTGACAATATTCCATACGTTTTGGGGATTGAATGCGCTTCGTAAAGAAGAAATGGTGCCGGTGAAAAAAGGATTTTTAGAAAAGATGTTTGGCAAAATGATGCCGCGCGGTGCGGATAAAATGGGCTTATCTAAAATGAACTTTGCAGGTATGGGACCTAAAATGATTAAAAACGTAATGAAAAAGCATAATGCTCTAACGCTACCGCAGCTTATCGAAATGGCACAAGAACAAGATGTGAAGCTAGTGGCTTGTACGATGACGATGGATCTTCTAGGGTTACAGGAAAAAGAACTGTTAGATAATATTGAATATGCGGGCGTAGCGGCGTATTTAGCCGACGCAGAAGACGGAAACGTAAACTTATTCATCTAA
- a CDS encoding DUF2812 domain-containing protein — protein sequence MKKTKYILSGGTAFAEKEDLQKLSDYAKKGWLLDRWALFGYTLKKGKAQELQYSLDFQEHADDEYFLLFKEAGWQHVCSTGHAMHIFSASPGTKPIYSDVETIIDRYEREKRSVGKAALSILVAMVFLLLFDVMSLYGWLPEAVGTISEILLAISTVILVFPGLPYLAYQRKLKKLSNI from the coding sequence ATGAAAAAGACAAAATACATACTGAGCGGCGGGACTGCTTTTGCCGAAAAAGAAGATTTACAAAAGCTCAGCGACTATGCAAAAAAAGGCTGGCTTTTAGACCGTTGGGCTCTTTTTGGATATACATTAAAAAAAGGAAAGGCTCAAGAGCTTCAATATTCACTAGATTTTCAAGAACATGCAGATGATGAATATTTTTTGCTTTTTAAAGAAGCCGGATGGCAGCACGTTTGTTCAACAGGTCATGCTATGCATATTTTCAGCGCATCTCCGGGAACAAAACCTATTTATTCCGATGTAGAAACGATCATTGACAGATACGAACGAGAAAAGCGTTCTGTAGGAAAAGCAGCTCTATCTATTCTTGTCGCGATGGTGTTTCTGCTGCTTTTTGACGTTATGAGCTTATACGGCTGGCTTCCGGAAGCAGTAGGTACAATAAGCGAGATTTTATTAGCGATTTCAACAGTAATTTTAGTATTTCCAGGACTTCCTTACCTTGCGTATCAGCGTAAGCTAAAAAAGCTTAGTAACATCTAA
- a CDS encoding sulfurtransferase TusA family protein — MMQANFILDAKGLACPMPIVKTKKKMNELEAGQVLEIQATDKGSTADLQAWAKSTGHEYLGTEAAGDVLHHFLRKGGAEENVTPIPEISLEEFAKKVENDKHLHILDVREVEEYDKAHIPGVVHIPLGEVEKRFNELNKEDEIYIICHSGRRSEMAGQTMKKQGFKHLINVVPGMRDWTGKVE; from the coding sequence ATGATGCAAGCAAACTTCATATTAGATGCAAAAGGGTTAGCATGTCCAATGCCAATCGTAAAAACAAAGAAGAAAATGAATGAATTAGAAGCAGGTCAAGTGCTAGAAATTCAAGCAACGGATAAAGGCTCTACGGCTGACTTACAAGCGTGGGCAAAAAGCACAGGTCATGAGTATTTAGGTACCGAGGCAGCAGGTGACGTTCTTCACCACTTTCTTCGTAAAGGCGGAGCTGAAGAAAACGTAACGCCAATTCCTGAAATTTCATTAGAAGAATTTGCGAAAAAAGTAGAAAATGATAAACATCTTCATATTTTAGACGTTCGTGAAGTAGAAGAATACGATAAAGCTCATATTCCAGGCGTAGTTCATATTCCGCTTGGTGAAGTAGAAAAACGTTTCAATGAGTTAAATAAAGAAGATGAAATTTATATTATTTGCCACTCTGGAAGACGAAGTGAAATGGCAGGACAAACAATGAAAAAGCAAGGATTTAAACATTTAATTAACGTGGTTCCCGGTATGCGTGACTGGACGGGTAAAGTAGAATAA
- a CDS encoding sulfite exporter TauE/SafE family protein, with protein sequence MDLTFIITLFLIGFIGSFISGMVGIGGSVINYPMLLYIPPLVGVGALTAHHVSGAGAIQVFFATLGGVWAYRKSGFLNKSLILYMGSNILIGSMLGSYLSHYMSEQGLNVVYGVLALIAVVMMFIPKKNVDEIKEGELQFNKGLASILSLLIGAVAGVLGAGGAFILVPVMLVVLKIPTRITIATSLAVTFISSIGSTVGKLVTHQVPFIPALILVAASLIASPVGAKVGQKMNTKVLQWILAGLILATAIKIWWGLL encoded by the coding sequence ATGGATCTTACATTTATCATCACGCTTTTTCTTATTGGATTTATTGGGTCGTTCATTTCCGGTATGGTCGGTATTGGCGGGTCTGTTATTAATTATCCGATGCTGTTGTATATTCCTCCATTAGTAGGAGTAGGAGCACTAACAGCTCATCACGTCTCAGGTGCAGGAGCCATTCAAGTATTCTTTGCGACATTAGGCGGCGTATGGGCGTATCGAAAAAGCGGATTTTTAAACAAATCATTAATTTTATACATGGGCAGCAATATTCTAATTGGGAGCATGCTTGGAAGCTACCTCTCACATTATATGAGTGAACAAGGATTAAATGTTGTATATGGAGTTTTAGCTCTTATTGCGGTTGTTATGATGTTTATTCCAAAGAAAAATGTAGATGAGATAAAAGAAGGCGAACTTCAATTCAATAAAGGATTAGCTTCTATTTTATCACTGCTTATCGGAGCCGTAGCAGGCGTGTTAGGAGCAGGAGGAGCCTTTATTTTAGTTCCTGTGATGCTTGTGGTGCTTAAAATTCCAACTCGAATAACCATCGCAACTTCACTAGCCGTTACCTTTATTTCTTCCATTGGTTCAACGGTTGGAAAGCTGGTGACCCATCAAGTCCCATTTATACCGGCACTTATTTTAGTTGCGGCAAGTTTAATTGCCTCTCCAGTCGGTGCAAAAGTTGGTCAGAAAATGAATACAAAAGTGCTTCAGTGGATCCTTGCCGGTTTGATTCTAGCAACGGCAATTAAGATTTGGTGGGGGCTACTATAA
- a CDS encoding sulfurtransferase TusA family protein — MESNKVLDAKGMACPMPIVKTKKAMNELEAGQVLEIHATDKGAKNDLAAWAKSGGHELLHTEEGDVLKFWIKKG, encoded by the coding sequence ATGGAATCAAATAAAGTACTAGATGCAAAAGGGATGGCATGTCCAATGCCGATTGTTAAAACAAAAAAAGCAATGAATGAACTAGAAGCAGGTCAAGTGTTAGAAATTCACGCAACGGATAAAGGGGCAAAAAACGACCTTGCAGCCTGGGCAAAATCTGGCGGTCACGAGCTTCTTCATACAGAAGAAGGCGACGTTCTTAAATTTTGGATTAAAAAAGGATAA